The genomic stretch gcgcatgaggtgttgccaccataagGTCTGGGGTTTGAATCATGAcaaaagccgaggtaaatgcctcccttatatgttagtcactattccaaaggttagtagctgtccgtgatttacctcctctgtgttggccctgagacgggttggcgggggcgctgggggcgctgggggcgagcgtattcgtcttttgccaccatgatTATTAAAGTCTTTgtagtatatttttctttaagaTTACTTCTCATTTTATGTAAATGTTTGATAGGTGGTTTTCTATATTAGTTTGAATTAACCTTGAATTTCTTAACAATTGCAATGAATTTATATTTGGCAAATTGTGCTCATTCAATAACAACCATTTCATGATAGTCAAAGTACTATTCTatattaattaacaattaaagaATTAAGGAATGTATTAAGATCTATTCTTTCATAAAAAAATAGGGGATTTTGCCCTTATATGTCTAGGCCtataactattattatttttgggaAAGTGATTTGAGTTTTCTTTAGCCATAACGTAATGAGATTGTTAGTTTCTATAGTTGATGGTGGTATATGTGTTTGAAGGGTAATGTGCATTGCAATTATTCATATAGTCTAATTTAGTTTTCATGAATTTAAGCTAGTTCTCTTTGTGAGTATAGTTTCTATAactcttgtaaaatttatttgGTGCTAATAGTGTTTCCTTTCATTGGGTTGAGTTATGTATATCTGTAAGGAATGAtgcttgcaaaataaagttatgtgataaactaagtataatacaaAAACAACAACGAATCACAATGATATCTAATTAGAGTGCAAGCAAATGAATTATGGATACGATGATTATTTATATTTCAATGGATGATTAAGCTAAACTACCTCTATCATTGATAATGCCAAAAGTGATAATGCCAAAAGAGAGAATGATAGCACCAAAACTGGGCTTTGATGTGGTCTACGGGGAAGTATTCATTGATTTGAGAACAAGGTTCTGGCGGTGGCATGATGGGGTTGGCATGAGAAGGATGAGGAGTCCTTATGCAAGTGTGGAAGTGCCATATGAGAGGTGAGTGGCTCACGCATAGTGAGTCAACAAAGTAGCTTTGAGTGGTGACAACACGAGTGAGCAATGACGTTGATGCTGTGAATGCAGGAGATGAAGGGTGTGTAGATGTGTGTGCTCCTCGGAGGGGAGATTGCATGGCGTAGTGGATGATGAGTGGTGCCGTTAGAAGCAAAACCAAATGAAGATGTTGGATTTCGTGCATTGGTTGTTTAAAGGTTTGATTTCCTCTGTGGTGGTGCATGAGTGATGTTAGGTTGTAAAATAGAGGTGAATTTGACATGATCTAGCTTGGGGATGTAACTATAGTGGCATAGTTGGATGCATACGAGTAATTGTGGGCATCTCTAAGAGAGAAGATCCATCATGGTGGGAGTGGAAGAGGCTGGTGTTAAAAGTCATGTGTGATGATAGAGTCATATAGAGCAGGCTATCAAGGGGTTCTAGTGCCATGGGAGCAGTTATAACTATAAGGTCTATTGTGTTTGCAAAATAGGAGGTAGCATAACTGGGGCAAAAGACCGTGATGAGGTTTCTGATGTTCCGATTAGGACCTGCCTCCTAGGAAGGAAATCTTGAGAGGAAGGCTCGAGGGGTCACCCAAATTTTGaataaaacttcattattttggaACTAAAACTCATGTTTGATCAAATAACTAGTATATAGACCAAATTAGGATACCAACATGAAAAATTATACTGGAAAAGTTGAAACAATTTATCTCACTGAAGAGAAATATTATTATTAACTAAAAGATGATCTAATACGTAATACATGAGATCCTAACTTCTTTTATTAACTTGAAATATATGATCAAGTTATATAAAACTTGAAATTATGTTTATccctaaaaattttaataaactttGAAGGATATAATTTATCTTTAAAACTATAATAAACTTTTAACAACccattgaaatttaaaaaaagagTCCGGTGCACAAAGCTTTCACCAATACGGGCCGAGGAATGGTTTATTGGATGCTACTTTACATTGCATTGTAAGAGTTATTTTCGTGACTCGAACCTGTGACTACGACAATAACTTTACGATTGTGCCAACACTCCCCTTCTaactcttaaaaatttaaaaattatataatttttaaattctatatTTGTAAAGAAAATTTGTAAATTGATCCCCAATTTTCGAATTGCATCAGTTTGCGTTCTTggaattattattttcttattagttTACTATTTTTGTGGGCGTTTGTACAGATGTTTGACTAAGTAGATGTAGATGAAGCAACCATTTTGTTCTTTTTATGTTCACTTAACTATGGCAGTTACTTTGCTTCTAGTGTTGTTTTAAATCTCCTTATTCTTTTATTGGGCGTCTCTTGGAATGAGACTAAATGATGCCTTTTCTCATGACTTAGTCTATACTGTAATTGCACTTGATGATGTTAATATTATTGCACGGTTCAATGAAATaggttttgaattttgatggtTTTATGATGCCTTTTCTCAAGACTTATTCTATACTGTAATTGCACTTGATGATGTTAATATTATTGCACGGTTCAATGAAATaggttttgaattttgatggtTTTCCTTTGTATTATGGAAAGAAGtgcagtttttttaaaaaaaaatttcattgaTTGGTTTTCTTTGGATTTTTTGGTGCAAGATTGTTTTCCTAATTCAAAAACATTCCTCCTTTTTACTCAATTTTACATGTGGTTTTGCCACATTTAATTTCCAATACATGTGGTTCTTGTTGACTTTGCAGGTCAGGTATTCTCATGGTTAGCTACAAATGTTGTGACAGAGGGCATCCTATCtgtttcaagaagaaagcttCCAGAGTTTCTTCTTTTAAAGGCAATGCACAGAACAATAGGCCTGATAGAAAGGACTCAAAGATTTCTAGACCACCAGTCCAGATTTCTAGGATGCAGCAAGGAAAAGAGGAATTTCTGTCTGAATCTCTTGATATCCAAAAACATCCAGTACCTTATGCACCTGAAGGGAACGATAGCATGACAGTGAGATCTCTAGCAATAAGAAAATTATTTGTGAAGTGGCTCATCATGTTGCGGTCACCACCATCCAACCCAACAATGGATAAGAATCTTAATGAAAGGACATCCCAGTATGCTACATCCAAAACTCAGCACAGTATAGATGGAACAAAGGCAGGGAGTATTCCAAAAGCTATGCTTGTATACCTCTTAGGAGTTGATGCTGCTATATCTATCCCATTTTTTATATTGTAAGTTTCAACATGACTACTTATTTCTCTTCACCTTACGAAACTCCCTACTATTACTATGTCTCTAATTCATTGTTTTCATTATCACGAACAGAGTTTGAGTATTTCTTGTGTAACTTGTTCTATTAGGTCGTTTGATTGAATTTTCACACAATCATGCCTAAATTAATCAATTTTGTGCATCTAAGTAGTAAGTACTAGTATGCCTATAGAAATGACTAATTCACTGTCTAATTTTTTGGAGAATGAACCAATTAATGAAAATTATCAAGTAAGCCTTTTTGTTTGGCGAAGTAGATCAAGATATTATGCAATTTGTGATCCTATCCTCATATAACAGTCTGTAAATCACTATACTAACTTTTCTTATAAGCTTCCTAATCATACATGCAAATCCTTACTGTCAGGTTAAGACTGTAAATAAACAGAGGTTGGTATGTTATAATCATTATGAACAGCTAACCATACTCagttttaacaaattaaatacaTGTGATAATTAGATGGCCATGTATATGCAAATAATCTAGTGTTTTCTGAATGCTCTAACACTTTGAGTGGTTGACTGCTACTTTATCTATGATGTCACGTCCAAGAAAATGTCATGTGCCTTTGAAGAACAAATTGTTGATATTTTTATCAAGTCTCTCTGCCAACTTTTTCTATGTTCTATGTGATAAATTTGTGGCAAATATCTATGCTCCAGTTTGAAAGGGGAATTTTAGATAGAGTAGAAATAAATTTGTGTTGTATTAACCTAGTTTAATTCCATAGTTATTAGATAGTTATTCTGGAGCCTTCAAACATATCACTTGTATTCCTATTTCAGCCTGTTTTAGTGTAAGAATGACATATCCAAATTTCCAATTATATGTTACATTGTTGTCAAAACAACTCTAGTTAAAATTTGGATTTCATATGCCTCCTATATGTGTAGCAAATCACATATGTACCATGTAGTTGGTTAACCATATAATTTTGCATAGGAGTTATATTTATGGAGACAAGATGTTATACATTATTATCAATATATAAATGTTATTTGTTTAGAAAACATAGATTGGATATAGACCCACATACACATCTGCTTGTCACATATCTGCTGTGCAATGGACCCCACCTTAGTATTACCGTGATACAAGTACAACTAAAAAATTTGAATGATTCTTGCATTACTAAAGCTATCACCTTAGACAATTCAATGAAAGGATATATGCTGCTCGCTACAAATAGGCAAGGTATGTAGCACATTATTGTTGTAGTTTTAATCAATTGGTGGGAGTTGGCGAGTTGCAAAATCTTTTGTATAGGTATATTACCTTAAATAAAGTCAACAATATCGATCTGAATGAAGAATCATGATTCAAACACTAGTAATTGGTGTTGACTTAATCGATTAGAGAGGATTGATTAAATATCTGAAGTCTATTAAACCTataattgagattttttttaaaaaaactttgtaTAAATTTCAGGGCTGAGCATGAGTTGGTTTGTTGATTTCAAGCACAAAATTGAGGGTATTTTTGGTTTCTAATTTTGCAAACTAAAACTATATCAAATGTAACTTTCAAGTATCCAAATTGAACCAAAATTTCAATtggttcagtttgaacaaaaagGAAATAACACTAACTCTCATATTTTACTCTGCCTCTTGAAGTCAAGAAGCCTACTTCTTTGGTTAAAGTAGATGTACAATACAATTTGTCAGACATATTCTTAGAACTGTTTACATGTAGTCTATATTATGCTACACCTTAACATATTCTAATTATTTATTCAGTTTAATTCCTTCTTTTAGTTGCCAGAGTTTAACAGAATTCAAACAGAAACATCCAAACTGCAATACCAAAAAACTTGGCTTGTTagggttttttttccttttcagtttttagtacccaccaaatttcattatgcttttttttaatctctttccATTTTTTTTGTCATGGCAAAGGATATCTTTTCATAAAAATAACTGCACTAATTTCTTATTTCTTGAATCTGTGATGCTTCTCGTTTGTTTTTAGTCTCATTTGTAAAGTGGTACTTCTTCATATCTAATGTTGTTCTACTCTTGGTTAGAGAAGCAAACATTTTGTTCAACTGTGGGTAAAAGGGGTGTTATATTCTTTCAACTTAGTATCGAcatttcagtttattattagtttttGTTTAGTTATGATttgctgaaggtggagaaacATGTCGTTGTAGTGTTTTTTCATCCTCTCTAAAGATAGTTGGACACTCAAGTTTAATTACTAGAAACGCCTAACAGTATCTTCATATGATTGATCATCTTTCTTCTGGCAGTATCcctttgtttctaactatcaaAGTTGTCCACGGAGCTGAAGCAGCAAGGGACCTAATGCCATTGTGGATAGCTGGGCCTCTTATAGTTGCTCTCTATATAAAAGTGATTCAGAGGATATGCTCATTGTATGCTTTCCTCTTTGTCCAGGGTGGTAAATTCGTAATGGATCTGCCCAAGCATGCTCTACTTGTATACAGTTGCATAGCTGAGGGAAAACTCAGGGCATATCTGTGGACTTGTTTTGTTAAGCCTTTCGTAGACATCAGTGCCTTCAAATACAAGGATTATTTTAGCCAGAAGTATGAACAACTTAAAGTAGTGGCTGCCGAGAATTATATCAGTTTGGTTGAATCAATCTGGCCATATTACTGCAGAACTATCCGTTTCCTGAAGAGAGCCAATCTCATTTAGCAACTGATTACCTCCCAACTACATCTATATCTTACAGCAGTGAGCTCATAGCTTTTTGCAGATTGAGTGCGGATTTTTCCTAATGGTTCTTGTTGGAGACTGGAACAAATTTTTACAAATTGAACCTAAGAATCCCTCCCAGAAGAACAAGGTGAGGACAAGGAATTTACTGATCATCCTAAGATGAACTTTTGTCATGTTCAGTGTTTTATGGATGCCTAAGCGCGATATGCTTGTTTAGCTGCCATTTCTTAATTGCTATTGGTCAAGCTCCATATTCTTATTAAACGGCAGGATACAAGTTTTTGATTTTTCGTTCATTATTATTTGCTAATTTTATTGTGGTGGACAAAAGAATCTGATCCTGTAAGGTCCAAAATCCGCAAACGTAAACTCCATGCATGCAATATAGAAAAatagtaatttaatttaatgattttAAATGCATTATATCATCTGCTAGGCACGATTAAAGGTTTAATTGATTAGTATCGCATGACTTCATAAttaggattttgatttttttttgaatattagATGCTGGGCCAagtttattttttcattaatattaAACCAAAACAGGtttcaaatatataaatattcTCGATGAAAACTACTGTATGAATAGTAGTCACATGaatattaattatataaataGTGATTTTTGCTCATATATaggtttttattgattttattgggCCTAGTTACCTAGGATTAGTGGGCCTAATCTTGACCTAAATATTTAAAGCCAAAAACCTTATCTTCCAAGCATATGATTTCCCACAAAGCTTCACGGCAAAATTGAGGATGAGGAGTCTGGTGGCAGTCGCAATGTCGTCGTTTCATATCAAATGATTTTTGATCAAGTTTCAAGGATAAATCGAAGCCAAGTCATTTTCCTATCCTTTCGGCAACTCTCCTACGTGTTTGGATTAGAATAATCGTACCCTGTCCGTCATATGCTCGTTCGGATGTTGCGATTTACCTCTTTCGTGATGACCTTAGGTCGGGTACAGTGGAGGCGCTGGGGGCGAacgtttcgccttttgccacaatggaTTAGAATAATCGTGTGTGAATCACATAAAGGCATGTTCAATCCTTCGCCCCTCTCATCATTCAAGCTATATATATGTGTGCTTTGATTTATTGCAGGAAGGAAAGTTAATAGCATGATGAATATTTTCGTTTTTGCTGATTTATGCATGAAAATGATGCCTATTTTTTGTTTTATTGAATTATGCATGAAAACTTGATATTCCTTGCGTAAACGCATGGTTTGATGTTGCAAAGCGGCTGCTGGTCTAGGAAGGGTTGGGtatgataaaaatatttaatttaaatgatTATGAATATTTTAGGAAATTTAATGATATATGCTGTTATTACAATGTATGCGTGactttaagagaaaaaaaatgatataatGTATGATATTTATACAGGTGATGATAAGATGAAAAATTATCTTGAAGTATGTGAGTTGATTgtgataaattatgatttgtgGATTTTCCGTGAGGGAGAAGGCACCAGAGGGAGCCCGTTCAAGGGAGAAGGCTCTCGAGAGGGTCCGTTTACGGGAGAAGGCCTTAGAGGGAGTCCGTTCACGAgagaaggccccagagggagcccaatatcggGTTTCCATTATTTTAGGCCACGACCCAGTGATGATAGTTACTGACATCCCGTCGCCTGGTACCATGACTTTACAGCTGAGATTGATCAATCGACCCCTTCCCTCCAATTAGCTAGTCACTTTTAATGATCAAACTTCaccttaaatttttttacaatgAATGCTAAATGCTATGATATATGATAAATGATTCATgattatgattatgctatgattaTGATATTGTGAAAGATTTACTCATATtattatgctcatgttattttaGGTAAGGATATTGTTTTTCACTGTAATATGAATATGCATTATTTGCTATGATGGTTAGGACATGCTAAGTCGTTAGACTCACTTAGTTTGAATGGTGCAGGTGAGAATAACATTGATGAGATTGGAGGCTCAGATGCTTGAATGGACTGGACAGACAGTATACATTCCAAGGACCTTACAAGCTTTTGCAGATTTGACGATCAAATGATTTTCTTTTTTACATATATACTATCTATGCTTAAGAATGGTTTTGGAGAAGAAAAATACAGTATTAAATTATTTATGCTAATCTATTTTAGTTTGTTAGACCTGGGTTGGATATTAAGAAGTTCTACTGTTTTATTTATGTTTATAATTTCGAGATATTCTAACAGTAGTTGAAATCGTTATAATGGTGTGTgtggttaaatatttttttattaatatttttacttatgtatttatttattaaatataaagcATGCGTtggttttttttattatatagaaaaaaaatgata from Zingiber officinale cultivar Zhangliang chromosome 5B, Zo_v1.1, whole genome shotgun sequence encodes the following:
- the LOC121985290 gene encoding uncharacterized protein LOC121985290 isoform X2: MALVVHQMQSPISPHSPSSKPSTRGVNWRTLTVHFNNRIPDFASLKHDINFRSGILMVSYKCCDRGHPICFKKKASRVSSFKGNAQNNRPDRKDSKISRPPVQISRMQQGKEEFLSESLDIQKHPVPYAPEGNDSMTVRSLAIRKLFVKWLIMLRSPPSNPTMDKNLNERTSQYATSKTQHSIDGTKAGSIPKAMLVYLLGVDAAISIPFFILVVNS
- the LOC121985290 gene encoding uncharacterized protein LOC121985290 isoform X1; translation: MALVVHQMQSPISPHSPSSKPSTRGVNWRTLTVHFNNRIPDFASLKHDINFRSGILMVSYKCCDRGHPICFKKKASRVSSFKGNAQNNRPDRKDSKISRPPVQISRMQQGKEEFLSESLDIQKHPVPYAPEGNDSMTVRSLAIRKLFVKWLIMLRSPPSNPTMDKNLNERTSQYATSKTQHSIDGTKAGSIPKAMLVYLLGVDAAISIPFFIFIPLFLTIKVVHGAEAARDLMPLWIAGPLIVALYIKVIQRICSLYAFLFVQGGKFVMDLPKHALLVYSCIAEGKLRAYLWTCFVKPFVDISAFKYKDYFSQKYEQLKVVAAENYISLVESIWPYYCRTIRFLKRANLI